Proteins encoded together in one Festucalex cinctus isolate MCC-2025b chromosome 8, RoL_Fcin_1.0, whole genome shotgun sequence window:
- the LOC144024286 gene encoding potassium voltage-gated channel subfamily A member 3-like, translated as MDRRDSGAIPSPASSSGHLRRLIDDDDMTVENMPEGATPNHSPNPNLHLSGRYELGCCERVVINISGLRFETQLKTFHQFPETLLGDPRKRMRYFDPLRNEYFFDRNRPSFDAILYYYQSGGRIRRPVNVPIDIFSEEIRFYQLGEDAMEKFREDEGFIKEEERVLPKNDFQKQIWLLFEYPESSGPARGIAIVSVLVILISIVIFCMETLPEFRDEREQSAQLGRNSSVAGGGPSYAPSPFTDPFFVIETLCIIWFSFELLVRFFSCPSKTCFSRNIMNVIDVVAIIPYFITLGTELAETESNGGQQAMSLAILRVIRLVRVFRIFKLSRHSKGLQILGQTLKASMRELGLLIFFLFIGVILFSSAVYFAEADDPTSSFSSIPDAFWWAVVTMTTVGYGDMHPVTIGGKIVGSLCAIAGVLTIALPVPVIVSNFNYFYHREKDADEQPPCALAASCDHLPGAELLQPRGSCASSSTLAKGDYAGVEEDVKRPKFNSRNCVNITKIFTDV; from the coding sequence ATGGACCGCCGGGACTCGGGCGCGATCCCGTCGCCCGCCTCCTCCTCCGGGCACCTGCGGCGGCTCATTGATGACGACGACATGACGGTGGAGAACATGCCGGAGGGGGCCACGCCGAACCATAGCCCGAACCCGAACCTGCACCTTTCCGGCCGGTACGAGCTGGGCTGCTGCGAGCGCGTCGTCATCAACATCTCGGGTTTGCGCTTCGAGACGCAGCTGAAAACTTTCCACCAGTTCCCGGAGACGCTGCTGGGCGACCCCCGCAAGAGGATGCGCTACTTCGACCCTCTCCGGAACGAGTACTTCTTCGACCGGAACCGACCCAGCTTCGACGCGATCCTCTACTACTACCAGTCCGGCGGGCGCATCCGGAGACCCGTCAACGTGCCCATCGACATCTTCTCCGAGGAGATTCGCTTCTATCAGCTGGGCGAGGACGCGATGGAGAAGTTCCGCGAGGACGAAGGCTTCATCAAGGAGGAGGAGCGCGTCCTGCCCAAGAACGACTTCCAGAAGCAGATCTGGCTGCTGTTCGAGTACCCGGAGAGCTCGGGTCCGGCGCGGGGCATCGCCATCGTGTCGGTGCTCGTCATCCTCATCTCCATCGTCATCTTCTGCATGGAGACCCTGCCGGAGTTCCGCGACGAGCGCGAGCAATCCGCGCAGCTCGGCCGCAATTCCAGCGTGGCGGGCGGCGGCCCCTCGTACGCGCCGAGCCCCTTCACGGACCCCTTCTTCGTCATCGAGACCCTGTGCATCATCTGGTTCTCCTTCGAGCTCCTCGTGCGCTTCTTCTCGTGCCCCAGCAAGACTTGCTTCTCCAGGAACATCATGAACGTCATCGACGTGGTGGCCATCATCCCGTACTTCATCACGCTGGGAACCGAGCTGGCCGAGACGGAGAGCAACGGGGGCCAGCAGGCCATGTCCCTCGCCATCCTCCGCGTCATCCGCCTGGTGAGGGTCTTCCGGATTTTCAAGCTCTCCCGGCACTCCAAGGGGCTCCAGATCCTGGGCCAGACCCTCAAGGCCAGCATGAGGGAACTCGGTTTGCTCattttcttcctcttcatcgGAGTCATCCTCTTCTCCAGCGCGGTTTACTTCGCCGAGGCCGACGACCCCACGTCGAGCTTCAGCAGCATCCCGGACGCCTTCTGGTGGGCGGTGGTCACCATGACGACGGTGGGCTACGGGGACATGCACCCGGTCACCATCGGGGGCAAGATCGTGGGCTCGCTGTGCGCCATCGCCGGCGTGCTGACCATCGCGCTGCCCGTGCCGGTCATCGTGTCCAACTTCAACTACTTCTACCACCGCGAGAAGGACGCCGACGAGCAGCCGCCGTGCGCGCTCGCCGCCAGCTGCGACCACCTGCCCGGCGCGGAGCTCCTGCAGCCGCGGGGCTCCTGCGCCTCTTCCAGCACCCTCGCAAAGGGAGATTACGCCGGCGTGGAGGAGGACGTCAAGCGGCCAAAATTCAACAGCCGGAACTGCGTGAATATCACCAAGATTTTCACCGACGTCTAA